The following are encoded in a window of Arthrobacter sp. NicSoilB4 genomic DNA:
- a CDS encoding sugar ABC transporter permease: MVGFVAFFLVPTIRGVYLSFTEYSVLGDPTWIGTKNYTAILADELFWNAMAVTLQYVGLNIGFQTVIALGLALLMHRVAKSTLIRGALLLPFLVANVIVALLWFWMLDYQLGIVNEIINWFGLPRIAFFGSEQWAIPTIAGVNVWRHMGYTALLIFAGLQSIPSHVYEVASLDGASPTRTFWSITMPLLRPVLVLVLVVTVIGSFQVFDTVAVTTGGGPINASRVIQMYIYQKAFGESDFGYASALSVILFVILALVAFIQMKFLKGNESDLD, from the coding sequence ATGGTCGGCTTCGTCGCCTTCTTCCTGGTCCCCACGATCCGCGGCGTCTACCTCAGCTTCACCGAATACAGCGTCCTGGGGGATCCCACCTGGATCGGCACCAAAAACTACACCGCGATCCTCGCCGACGAGCTGTTCTGGAACGCCATGGCCGTCACCCTCCAGTACGTCGGCCTCAACATCGGTTTCCAGACCGTCATCGCCCTCGGGCTGGCGCTCCTGATGCACCGCGTGGCGAAATCCACGCTGATCCGCGGCGCGCTGCTGCTGCCGTTCCTTGTCGCCAACGTGATCGTGGCGCTCCTGTGGTTCTGGATGCTCGACTACCAGCTCGGGATCGTCAACGAGATCATCAACTGGTTCGGCCTGCCCCGCATCGCGTTCTTCGGCAGCGAACAGTGGGCCATCCCCACCATCGCCGGCGTCAACGTCTGGCGGCACATGGGCTACACGGCCCTGCTGATCTTCGCCGGGCTGCAGTCCATCCCCAGCCACGTCTACGAGGTCGCATCCCTCGACGGCGCATCGCCCACCCGGACCTTCTGGAGCATCACCATGCCGCTCCTGCGCCCCGTGCTGGTGCTGGTACTCGTGGTCACGGTGATCGGCTCCTTCCAGGTGTTCGACACCGTGGCCGTCACCACCGGCGGCGGACCCATCAACGCCTCCCGCGTCATCCAGATGTACATCTACCAGAAGGCCTTCGGTGAATCCGATTTCGGCTACGCCTCGGCCCTGTCCGTCATTCTCTTCGTCATTCTCGCCCTCGTGGCCTTCATCCAGATGAAGTTCCTCAAGGGCAACGAATCGGATCTGGACTAA
- a CDS encoding sugar ABC transporter substrate-binding protein produces MKKTLGAVAAAAAIALSLSACGGSAPSAEAKGEINYWLWDANQLPAYQQCADDFTKANPDIKVKITQRGWDDYWTTLTNGFVAGTAPDVFTNHLSKYPEYAAKKQLLSLDDAVAKDGVKLESYTKGLPELWVGQDGKRYGLPKDWDTVGLFYNKAMADSAGLTADQMANLDWNPQDGGSYEKAIAHLTVDKNGVRGDEAGFDKNNVAVYGLGLAGGGSGQGQTEWSFLTATTGWTHTDKNPWGTEFNYDDPRFQETIAWWAGLIGKGYMPKLETTVGASLADNFGAGKAAINTTGDWLIGQYQSYKGVETAFAPTPKGPEGKRASMFNGLADSVWAGTKNPAAAVKWVEYLGSTACQDVVAKKAVVFPAITSSSEIAAKAFADKGTDVSAFTTHVKDGTTFLFPIADKAAKVDGIMKPAMDAVLAGKKPASSLTEANNQVNALFK; encoded by the coding sequence ATGAAAAAGACCCTCGGCGCCGTCGCTGCCGCCGCAGCCATCGCCCTCTCCCTGTCCGCCTGCGGCGGTTCCGCCCCCTCCGCCGAAGCCAAGGGTGAAATCAACTACTGGCTGTGGGATGCTAACCAGCTCCCCGCCTACCAGCAGTGCGCCGACGATTTCACCAAGGCCAACCCGGACATCAAGGTCAAGATCACCCAGCGCGGCTGGGACGACTACTGGACCACGCTGACCAACGGTTTCGTCGCCGGCACGGCCCCGGACGTCTTCACCAACCACCTGTCCAAGTACCCCGAGTACGCGGCGAAGAAGCAGCTGCTCTCCCTGGACGACGCCGTCGCGAAGGACGGCGTCAAGCTGGAGAGCTACACCAAGGGCCTGCCCGAACTGTGGGTCGGCCAGGACGGCAAGCGCTACGGCCTGCCCAAGGACTGGGACACCGTGGGCCTCTTCTACAACAAGGCCATGGCCGACTCCGCAGGCCTCACGGCGGACCAGATGGCCAACCTGGACTGGAACCCGCAGGACGGCGGCAGCTACGAGAAAGCGATCGCCCACCTCACCGTGGACAAGAACGGCGTGCGCGGCGACGAGGCAGGCTTCGACAAGAACAACGTCGCGGTCTACGGCCTCGGCCTCGCGGGCGGCGGTTCCGGCCAGGGCCAGACCGAGTGGAGCTTCCTGACAGCGACCACCGGCTGGACCCACACGGACAAGAACCCGTGGGGCACCGAGTTCAACTACGACGATCCCCGCTTCCAGGAGACCATCGCCTGGTGGGCCGGCCTGATCGGGAAGGGCTACATGCCCAAGCTGGAAACCACCGTGGGCGCCAGCCTCGCCGACAACTTCGGCGCCGGCAAGGCCGCCATCAACACCACCGGCGACTGGCTAATCGGGCAGTACCAGAGCTACAAGGGCGTGGAAACCGCGTTCGCGCCCACCCCCAAGGGCCCCGAGGGCAAGCGCGCCAGCATGTTCAACGGCCTGGCCGACTCGGTCTGGGCGGGCACCAAGAACCCTGCCGCCGCGGTCAAGTGGGTCGAATACCTCGGCTCCACCGCCTGCCAGGACGTCGTCGCCAAGAAGGCAGTTGTCTTCCCGGCCATCACCAGCTCCTCCGAGATCGCCGCCAAGGCCTTCGCGGACAAGGGCACGGACGTCTCCGCCTTCACCACCCACGTCAAGGACGGCACCACCTTCCTCTTCCCGATCGCGGACAAGGCAGCCAAGGTAGACGGCATCATGAAGCCGGCCATGGACGCGGTCCTCGCGGGCAAGAAGCCGGCCAGCTCACTCACCGAAGCCAACAACCAGGTCAACGCCCTCTTCAAGTAG
- a CDS encoding carbohydrate ABC transporter permease yields the protein MTTSALSRKTSAKTAHRKPRKPFSWRRAGAWTLVVVAVVVTVAPFLWMLRTALSSNAALASNASNLLPADFSLGAFKRVLGLQTPEEAIAEGGSGAAINFWLYLRNSIIFATVTTAGQVFFSAMAAYAFSRLRWPGRNVVFGLFLATMMVPPIFTALPNFLMIKNLGLLNSFAGLALPFLFMTPFAIFFLRQFFLSMSREVEEAAMLDGAKHVRIFFQIVLPNAAAPLATLALLTFIGQWNEYFWPLLVGQDESVRVLTVGLGVFKSQSPQGAPDWSGLMAATLIAALPVLLLFIAFGKRVVNSIGFSGIK from the coding sequence ATGACAACCTCCGCCCTTTCCCGCAAGACGTCCGCCAAAACCGCGCACAGGAAACCCCGGAAGCCTTTCAGCTGGCGCCGCGCCGGCGCCTGGACCCTCGTCGTCGTCGCCGTCGTCGTCACGGTGGCACCGTTCCTCTGGATGCTCCGCACCGCGCTGTCGAGCAACGCCGCCCTCGCCTCCAACGCCAGCAACCTGCTGCCGGCCGACTTCAGCCTCGGCGCCTTCAAACGGGTCCTCGGCCTGCAGACCCCCGAGGAGGCCATCGCCGAAGGGGGTTCCGGCGCCGCCATCAACTTCTGGCTGTACCTGCGGAACTCCATCATCTTCGCCACCGTCACCACCGCCGGGCAGGTGTTCTTCAGCGCGATGGCCGCCTACGCCTTCTCCCGGCTCCGCTGGCCCGGCCGGAACGTGGTCTTCGGCCTGTTCCTCGCCACCATGATGGTCCCGCCGATCTTCACCGCCCTGCCCAACTTCCTCATGATCAAGAACCTGGGCCTGCTCAACAGCTTCGCCGGACTGGCCCTGCCCTTCCTGTTCATGACCCCCTTCGCCATCTTCTTCCTGCGGCAGTTCTTCCTCTCCATGTCCCGCGAGGTGGAAGAGGCCGCCATGCTCGACGGCGCCAAGCATGTCCGGATCTTCTTCCAGATCGTGCTGCCCAACGCCGCCGCCCCGCTGGCCACCCTGGCCCTGCTGACCTTCATCGGCCAATGGAACGAATACTTCTGGCCCCTGCTGGTGGGCCAGGACGAAAGTGTCCGGGTCCTCACCGTGGGCCTGGGTGTCTTCAAATCGCAGTCCCCGCAGGGCGCCCCCGACTGGTCCGGCCTCATGGCCGCCACCCTGATCGCCGCCCTGCCCGTCCTCCTGCTCTTCATCGCCTTCGGCAAGCGGGTGGTCAACTCCATCGGCTTCTCCGGCATCAAGTAA